Below is a genomic region from Bradyrhizobium sp. 1(2017).
CTGCGTCGGCGCCACGGTCGTTGCCAATACCGGGCTGCTCGACGGCAAGCGGGCCACGACGCATTGGTATTCCGTTCGCGATCTGCAGAAGCATGCGACGATCCGCTATGCGCCGGACCGCAGACTGGTCGTCGACCAGGGCGTCGCAACGACCACCGGCATCACCGCATCCATGCCGATGGCCCTCACCCTGATCGAGGCGATCGCCGGACGGGCGAAGGCCGAGGCGGTCGCCCGTGACATCGGGCTTGCGGCGTGGGATGCGCGCCACCGCAGCGGCGCGTTCAGCTTCACGCGCCCCTTCGCGCTGACGGCAATCGCGAACACGCTCGCATTCTGGAACCGCGAGCAGCTCGGCATCGCGCTGACGCCCGAGATCGACGAGGTCTCGCTCGCGCTGATCGCCGACGCGTGGTCGCGGACCTATCGCTCGCGCGCCCTCACCTTCGCCGCCACGCCGCAGGCGCAGAGGAGCCGCGGAGGCCTCGGCATCCTGCCGGACCGGATCGCCGACGATTGGCCGGCGAGGCAGGCGTTGCCGCGCGCCGTCACCTCACCGCCGGCTCAAGCGCTGGACGAAACGCTCCGCGCAATCGAAACACGCTATGGATCGGGCACGGCCGACTTCGTGGCGATGCAGCTGGAATATCCGAGATAGCCGGTCGCGATGCCGAGCCGGCGCGCCGCTGCATCGACATCAGCGGCGCGCCGGTGCCACAAGAGTTCGTTACGGCATCGCCAGATGCCATGCCCCGTTCAGGAAGCCGTCGCCGGTGACGTCGCCGGGCTTCTGGTCCTTGGCGAAAGTGTAAAGCGGCTTGCCCTTGTAGGCCCACTGCCGGGAGCCGTCATCGCGCGCGATGATGGTGTAGCCGTCGCCGGCGGCGTCGCTCGCCTCGGCCTTCAGCACC
It encodes:
- a CDS encoding DJ-1/PfpI family protein; this encodes MSWRILAWAALGSLALLVAIGGTWLLLLPGAPASGTAPAISSDEAEATLAALKPPKRKRPLIAIVGINDMSETTDYLMPYGILARADVADVLTLATQPGPVTLYPALKVQPHATIAEFDAAHPDGADYVIVPAMSRDDAAVLQWIRSQAGKGAIVIGVCVGATVVANTGLLDGKRATTHWYSVRDLQKHATIRYAPDRRLVVDQGVATTTGITASMPMALTLIEAIAGRAKAEAVARDIGLAAWDARHRSGAFSFTRPFALTAIANTLAFWNREQLGIALTPEIDEVSLALIADAWSRTYRSRALTFAATPQAQRSRGGLGILPDRIADDWPARQALPRAVTSPPAQALDETLRAIETRYGSGTADFVAMQLEYPR